From Pedobacter indicus, a single genomic window includes:
- a CDS encoding helix-turn-helix domain-containing protein, with the protein MNIDRMEFIAWMERIMERFDILKEYVLNIKKERHSIDGEELLDNQDLLLMLKISHRSLQRYRSTGKLPYYTISGKLYYKLSDVHQFIRESFKAPLRRTKENR; encoded by the coding sequence ATGAACATCGACAGAATGGAATTTATCGCATGGATGGAACGTATAATGGAGCGTTTCGATATTTTGAAAGAGTACGTCCTAAACATCAAGAAAGAACGGCACAGCATAGACGGCGAGGAATTACTGGACAACCAAGACCTGCTCCTCATGCTGAAAATCAGCCACCGCTCCCTGCAACGATACCGCTCCACGGGCAAGCTACCGTATTACACCATCAGCGGAAAACTGTACTACAAACTATCGGATGTACACCAGTTCATTAGGGAAAGTTTCAAAGCCCCTCTACGGCGTACAAAAGAAAACCGATGA
- a CDS encoding DUF3945 domain-containing protein translates to MSEQTNENPQQYPEQLSDVLLVMDKEKKKIQAVTGVDENGNLKTVDATKKNQSQFMRVDRAGDLFTNFFSNFWRQIKDPTHFSFFKVPAKEAVETAKEMQKQVDAPTKEGEAVMVKHKVKEPKEQQQETKKDVEAPQATPETQQAQEKSEYRYKAEDIDWQTLGQFGISKERLEKDGQLDLLLKGYKTNKVYPISVNFGSAIIRSEARLGFQDGESGQPVLVMYGVRHEPNLKAPFFGHEFTKEDRENLLKTGNMGRVVELTNRKTGEKIPSIISIDHLTNEVIAFRQDSIKVPDEIKGVKLTEDQKRDLKDGKAIYLEGLDFRNSTNKNAHVQFNADKKYTEFLFGDKAPKQTQENDPKMFRNKVFSNEQYKQLTEGKTLYISDFKDGQGNAYKGYVTLNKETGGYNFNFKNPNALKNKAQPAEAHKTQVAVNSNGKTNEATKHIKEPLKPEQQKPKNKAQQQRQNAPNAPAKSKGVRR, encoded by the coding sequence ATGAGCGAACAGACAAATGAAAATCCACAGCAATATCCCGAACAGCTTTCGGATGTGCTGTTGGTGATGGACAAGGAAAAAAAGAAAATCCAAGCCGTCACTGGCGTTGACGAAAACGGCAATCTGAAAACCGTTGATGCCACCAAGAAAAACCAAAGCCAATTTATGCGAGTGGACAGAGCCGGAGATTTGTTTACAAATTTCTTCTCCAACTTTTGGCGACAGATTAAAGACCCGACCCATTTCTCTTTCTTCAAAGTACCTGCAAAGGAAGCGGTCGAAACCGCCAAAGAAATGCAGAAACAGGTCGATGCCCCCACCAAAGAGGGCGAGGCTGTCATGGTAAAGCATAAGGTTAAAGAGCCAAAGGAGCAACAACAGGAAACCAAAAAGGATGTGGAAGCACCACAGGCGACACCGGAAACACAGCAAGCGCAGGAAAAAAGCGAATACCGCTATAAGGCAGAAGACATTGACTGGCAAACTTTAGGACAATTCGGGATAAGCAAAGAGAGGCTTGAAAAAGACGGTCAGTTGGATTTGCTATTAAAGGGCTATAAAACCAATAAGGTATATCCTATAAGTGTCAATTTCGGTTCAGCTATCATACGCTCGGAAGCAAGGCTCGGTTTCCAAGACGGTGAAAGCGGACAGCCTGTACTGGTCATGTACGGTGTGCGCCACGAACCCAACCTCAAAGCCCCTTTCTTTGGTCACGAGTTTACCAAAGAAGACAGGGAAAACCTGCTCAAAACCGGAAATATGGGGCGTGTGGTGGAATTGACCAACCGCAAGACAGGCGAAAAGATACCGTCCATTATCAGTATCGACCACCTAACGAACGAGGTTATCGCATTCCGGCAGGATAGCATAAAAGTACCCGATGAGATTAAGGGCGTAAAACTGACCGAAGACCAAAAACGGGATTTGAAAGATGGGAAAGCCATTTATTTAGAGGGGTTGGATTTTAGGAACAGTACAAACAAAAATGCCCATGTGCAGTTCAACGCCGACAAAAAATATACGGAGTTTCTCTTTGGCGATAAAGCCCCCAAACAGACACAGGAAAACGACCCGAAAATGTTCCGCAACAAAGTGTTCTCCAATGAACAGTACAAGCAACTTACCGAGGGCAAGACCCTTTATATTTCGGACTTCAAAGACGGACAGGGAAACGCCTATAAAGGTTACGTAACGCTGAACAAAGAAACAGGGGGTTATAATTTCAACTTTAAGAACCCCAATGCGCTGAAAAATAAGGCACAGCCTGCCGAGGCACACAAAACACAGGTTGCCGTAAACTCCAACGGGAAAACCAACGAGGCAACCAAGCACATCAAAGAGCCTCTGAAACCGGAACAACAAAAGCCGAAAAATAAAGCACAACAGCAACGGCAGAATGCACCCAACGCTCCGGCTAAATCCAAAGGGGTAAGAAGATAA